A region of Thermotoga sp. Mc24 DNA encodes the following proteins:
- a CDS encoding flagellar hook assembly protein FlgD codes for MIYDMSGIYLSSLTGIRNNSSSSNNSLDKEAFLRLLLQELEMQDPLEPMETKDMISQLSQLTSLEQITNLTSAVKDFVEAQTSVSPAQLASLIGKYVVVRNNTVNLVDGQADSIIFNVDEDAHIVLQILDENGKVVRTEDLGTVQAGVHAWQWDGRDDNGISVEDGSYTYHVYKLTSDGLEEIGGMEGGVVEAVQIKNGEGYVLVNGSLYPVDSILEISQEGDA; via the coding sequence GTGATCTACGATATGAGCGGTATATACCTCTCCTCTCTCACAGGAATCAGAAACAATTCCAGCTCTTCGAATAACTCTCTCGACAAAGAGGCTTTTCTCAGACTCCTTCTTCAAGAACTGGAAATGCAGGATCCACTGGAGCCCATGGAAACGAAGGACATGATATCTCAACTCTCTCAGCTCACAAGCCTTGAACAGATCACGAACCTCACCAGCGCGGTGAAGGATTTCGTCGAAGCCCAGACGAGTGTGAGTCCAGCCCAGCTCGCTTCTCTGATAGGAAAGTACGTCGTGGTGAGAAACAACACGGTGAATCTTGTAGATGGCCAAGCGGACAGCATCATATTCAACGTGGATGAAGATGCGCATATCGTGCTTCAAATACTCGATGAAAACGGAAAAGTGGTGAGAACGGAGGATCTTGGAACTGTCCAGGCGGGAGTTCACGCCTGGCAGTGGGATGGAAGGGATGACAACGGGATCAGTGTTGAGGATGGCAGTTACACTTACCACGTTTACAAACTCACTTCAGACGGGTTGGAAGAAATAGGGGGAATGGAAGGCGGAGTAGTGGAGGCCGTTCAGATAAAGAATGGAGAGGGATACGTTTTAGTGAACGGTTCGCTCTATCCTGTCGATTCCATCCTGGAGATCTCTCAGGAGGGTGATGCGTGA
- the fliK gene encoding flagellar hook-length control protein FliK, producing MKVGQFSLFAMIKTAEEKGELKKKSAAGLFSQSVKDLMKSLKGKEKIIDSTSGKKKEIIEKKIGYLNNADGNFLNVQEKAKSGSSENHAEALKKTKRNVLDDLDGTSAQHLSLPVGKNGRLEETLDKQLLKRFQNDSEDQKGLIEEAVRSSLSTLDKEIKETHDESSEKHVLREISKRNEKPEHLFENIDENHGDEQGENEGGIFKSKTHDVSTEKLWFFIGREKVKENGLENKESAEQISFEKKHRSVLHSESEISRSESNKKLSSSFKTPVEVLRTGSESSLKSESTKVFKEPPTSAQDKEHTAKQPIFVETRFLPQNTDTEKLSRDLGKTVVIENRLSEEGITKDTGNEIKISNLNVVPLLLTNGEQRSVNGDGERVWEVSVQRISQKNFENYGLNESLFVNEGSINLKENPKVYSHTRKEDTHTEKQSEKVKETGLPLRNDGSSLEKNTRNVLNGYGEEPSIKRATPVNKFYGQKAVENEIRISQEKTFEKSLSQNREKNQPMEMEMRYEEKGKIESYREVTNREALEFLSQERAKQVYSLPELKRAETVHLPRFVEQMYFHKTERAVIDLEPPELGKLEITITKEENQLKIVFKVQTEEAKHVLEHDIPRLIGRFNEKGFDVQIYVEKQEEDYLYQENQNKEENQRQQRENQKDHKRETLGSLFEEFIQEVKT from the coding sequence GTGAAGGTAGGACAATTTTCTCTTTTTGCGATGATCAAGACGGCAGAGGAAAAAGGTGAATTAAAAAAGAAATCAGCGGCGGGTCTGTTTTCTCAATCCGTGAAGGACCTGATGAAATCTTTAAAGGGCAAAGAAAAAATAATCGATTCTACATCTGGGAAGAAAAAAGAGATCATTGAAAAGAAAATTGGATACCTGAACAATGCTGATGGTAACTTTCTGAATGTTCAGGAAAAGGCAAAGTCGGGGTCATCTGAAAATCATGCTGAAGCCCTCAAAAAGACAAAAAGAAACGTGTTAGACGATCTCGATGGTACCAGCGCCCAGCATCTTTCGTTGCCGGTTGGGAAAAACGGTAGACTGGAAGAGACACTGGACAAACAACTTTTGAAAAGATTTCAAAACGATTCTGAGGATCAAAAAGGACTGATAGAAGAAGCTGTGCGTTCATCTTTGAGTACGTTGGACAAGGAGATTAAAGAAACTCATGATGAGTCCAGCGAGAAGCATGTTTTGCGAGAAATATCTAAAAGAAATGAAAAACCAGAACACCTTTTTGAAAATATTGATGAAAATCACGGTGATGAGCAAGGAGAAAATGAGGGAGGAATTTTCAAATCCAAAACACATGATGTTTCAACTGAAAAACTGTGGTTTTTCATTGGACGTGAAAAAGTGAAAGAAAATGGTCTAGAGAATAAAGAGAGTGCAGAACAGATTTCGTTCGAAAAGAAACATCGTTCTGTTTTGCATTCGGAATCAGAGATTTCGCGGAGTGAATCGAACAAAAAGCTTTCGAGTTCTTTTAAAACACCTGTTGAAGTTCTTCGAACAGGTTCTGAGTCTTCTTTGAAATCGGAATCTACGAAGGTTTTCAAGGAACCTCCCACTTCTGCTCAGGATAAAGAGCACACAGCAAAACAGCCGATCTTCGTCGAGACAAGATTTCTTCCTCAAAATACCGATACGGAGAAATTATCAAGAGACCTTGGAAAGACGGTAGTTATCGAAAACAGACTCTCCGAAGAAGGAATTACGAAAGATACCGGGAATGAAATAAAAATATCCAATCTCAATGTTGTTCCACTTCTCCTGACAAATGGAGAACAGCGATCAGTGAACGGTGATGGTGAAAGGGTTTGGGAAGTCAGCGTTCAAAGAATTTCACAGAAAAACTTTGAAAACTATGGTTTGAATGAATCGCTTTTTGTGAATGAAGGTTCTATAAATCTCAAAGAAAATCCGAAAGTCTACTCTCACACAAGGAAGGAAGATACTCACACAGAAAAACAATCAGAGAAAGTGAAAGAAACCGGGTTGCCATTGAGAAATGATGGTTCTTCTTTAGAAAAGAACACCAGAAACGTTTTGAACGGCTATGGTGAAGAGCCTTCGATAAAGAGGGCAACACCCGTGAACAAGTTCTATGGTCAGAAGGCTGTTGAAAACGAAATACGTATATCTCAGGAAAAAACTTTCGAGAAATCTCTTTCACAAAACCGAGAGAAGAATCAGCCAATGGAGATGGAAATGAGATACGAAGAAAAAGGAAAAATCGAGAGTTACAGAGAAGTAACAAACAGGGAGGCGCTGGAGTTTCTGTCTCAGGAGAGGGCGAAGCAGGTTTATTCGCTCCCCGAATTGAAAAGAGCAGAGACTGTTCATCTGCCAAGGTTTGTGGAACAGATGTATTTTCACAAAACAGAAAGGGCCGTCATAGACCTTGAGCCACCGGAGTTGGGAAAACTGGAGATAACCATAACAAAGGAAGAGAACCAGTTGAAGATAGTCTTCAAAGTTCAGACAGAAGAAGCCAAGCACGTTTTAGAGCACGATATACCGCGACTGATTGGAAGATTCAACGAAAAGGGATTCGATGTGCAGATCTACGTTGAAAAACAGGAGGAAGACTACTTGTATCAGGAGAATCAGAACAAGGAGGAAAATCAAAGACAACAAAGAGAAAACCAGAAGGATCACAAACGTGAAACTCTGGGCAGTCTATTTGAGGAGTTCATCCAGGAGGTGAAAACGTGA
- a CDS encoding MotE family protein, with amino-acid sequence MPGKRRGFFVVFLITFLILLILFMYGYISFEINRLYGGRVSPFEDWRSYIAFLASKVPFLKDRINYQPLKAESPAEYYSRIYQKYIEIYNQKIDELISKEKELEEQAKVLEAQRNVVEKMIEDIQSLKNQLFEEKNRLESYKKQVDELVNVLLNTDPKNLASALNEVDDETLAVIFKRTDPEYAGEFLEALSGVNPQKTARVMELMVGVESTIERLEMLVKQAQEVVKQMTEKESQLFQKEAYLKSVADALNNITPEVAVDFLRRENVDPETLRTVLSMMDREHASVLVQYIVQNAPDLLEERK; translated from the coding sequence TTGCCTGGAAAACGAAGAGGTTTTTTCGTTGTTTTTTTAATAACGTTTCTGATACTCTTGATTCTGTTCATGTACGGCTACATCTCCTTTGAAATAAACAGGCTGTACGGTGGAAGAGTTTCTCCTTTTGAAGACTGGAGGAGTTATATCGCTTTTCTTGCTTCCAAGGTTCCGTTTTTGAAAGACAGAATCAACTATCAGCCTCTCAAAGCGGAAAGTCCCGCTGAGTACTACTCTAGAATTTATCAGAAATACATAGAGATATACAACCAGAAGATAGACGAATTGATCAGCAAAGAAAAAGAACTCGAAGAGCAGGCGAAGGTGCTGGAAGCGCAAAGAAACGTTGTTGAGAAAATGATCGAAGATATTCAATCCCTCAAGAATCAATTGTTCGAGGAGAAAAACAGGCTGGAATCCTACAAGAAGCAGGTAGACGAGCTCGTCAACGTGCTTTTGAACACCGATCCGAAGAATCTCGCAAGCGCACTCAACGAAGTGGATGATGAGACGCTTGCTGTGATCTTTAAAAGAACCGATCCAGAGTACGCTGGAGAGTTTCTCGAGGCGCTCTCCGGTGTCAACCCACAGAAAACCGCACGGGTGATGGAACTCATGGTGGGTGTGGAAAGCACCATTGAAAGGCTCGAAATGCTGGTTAAACAAGCTCAGGAAGTGGTGAAACAGATGACAGAAAAAGAATCTCAGCTTTTCCAGAAAGAAGCCTATTTGAAATCGGTGGCGGACGCTTTGAACAACATCACACCAGAGGTAGCCGTCGATTTCCTGAGAAGGGAGAATGTGGATCCAGAAACTTTGAGAACGGTTCTTTCCATGATGGATAGGGAACACGCTTCTGTTCTGGTTCAGTACATAGTTCAGAACGCTCCGGATCTTCTGGAGGAGAGAAAGTGA
- a CDS encoding DegT/DnrJ/EryC1/StrS family aminotransferase produces MIHLFDLTRQYERIRGEILNAIDKVISSGRVILGENVRRLEEEIASFIGVKHGVGVASGSDALLIALRAMGVEKGDTVVTTPYTFFATASAPYRLGARVIFVDVDENTFNIDLNQLEHVLKKEKVKAVIPVHLFGRTVDLEALSFLREKYGVMLLEDCAQSMGSEWKFSSGEIRKSGSVGDAAIFSFFPTKNLGTYGDGGMIVTNSDEIAEESRILRVHGARKKYFHEEVGYNSRLDEIHAAILRVKLRYLERWTEERIRVARTYQELFEEKKLPMVFPRVEEKGFRYHVFHQYVVIFESEEVRERVREGLKERGIQTAVYYPLPLHLQKCFKDLGYREGDFPVAESLSKRSLALPMFPELRDDEIKEVVDTIALFF; encoded by the coding sequence ATGATCCACCTTTTTGATCTCACAAGGCAGTACGAGAGAATCAGGGGAGAAATCTTGAACGCGATAGACAAGGTGATCTCTTCGGGAAGGGTGATTCTCGGAGAGAACGTGAGAAGACTCGAGGAAGAAATCGCCAGTTTTATCGGCGTGAAGCACGGTGTTGGCGTTGCGAGCGGAAGCGATGCGCTTCTCATAGCACTGAGGGCGATGGGAGTGGAAAAGGGAGATACGGTGGTCACAACACCCTACACCTTCTTTGCCACGGCGAGCGCACCCTACAGACTCGGTGCCAGGGTGATCTTCGTCGACGTGGACGAGAACACCTTCAACATAGATCTGAACCAGCTCGAACACGTTCTGAAAAAAGAGAAAGTGAAGGCTGTCATTCCCGTTCACCTCTTCGGTAGAACCGTGGATCTTGAGGCGCTGAGCTTTTTGAGGGAGAAATACGGAGTGATGCTCCTCGAAGACTGTGCTCAGTCGATGGGATCGGAGTGGAAGTTCTCGAGTGGTGAGATCAGAAAAAGTGGGTCTGTAGGGGATGCGGCGATTTTCTCTTTCTTTCCCACGAAGAATCTGGGGACTTACGGCGACGGCGGAATGATCGTGACGAACAGCGATGAGATAGCGGAAGAAAGCAGGATCTTGAGAGTTCACGGTGCAAGAAAGAAATACTTCCACGAAGAGGTGGGATACAACTCGAGACTCGACGAGATACACGCCGCGATTTTGAGGGTGAAACTCAGGTATCTGGAAAGGTGGACAGAAGAGAGAATACGGGTGGCAAGGACGTACCAGGAGCTGTTCGAGGAGAAAAAACTGCCGATGGTCTTTCCCCGTGTGGAGGAGAAAGGCTTCAGGTACCACGTTTTCCATCAATATGTGGTGATCTTCGAAAGTGAAGAGGTGAGGGAGAGAGTCAGAGAAGGATTGAAAGAGAGAGGTATTCAGACGGCGGTTTATTACCCCCTACCTCTCCACCTTCAAAAGTGCTTCAAAGATCTGGGATATCGAGAAGGGGATTTCCCAGTGGCCGAATCACTTTCAAAAAGAAGTCTTGCGCTTCCCATGTTTCCAGAACTGAGGGACGACGAAATAAAAGAAGTCGTTGACACGATAGCGCTCTTTTTTTAG
- a CDS encoding TatD family hydrolase: MVDTHTHLHFHQFNNDRNAIIYSFEENSIEFVVNVGVNLEDSKKSLDLSKTSDRIFCSLGVHPHDAKEVPEDFIEQLEKLAKDEKVVAIGETGLDFFRNISPAEVQKKVFVEQIELARKLNLPLVVHIRDAYSEAYEILRSEPLPEKRGVIHAFSSNYEWAKKFIDLGFMLGIGGPVTYPKSEALREVVKRVGLEHIVLETDCPFLPPQPFRGKRNEPKYLKYVVETISQVLDVPEAKVDEVTTENARRIFLEVKE, translated from the coding sequence ATGGTGGACACGCACACGCATCTTCATTTTCACCAGTTCAACAACGACAGAAACGCTATCATCTACAGCTTTGAAGAGAACAGCATTGAATTTGTGGTGAACGTGGGTGTGAACCTCGAAGATTCGAAGAAATCACTCGATCTTTCAAAGACAAGTGATCGCATCTTCTGTTCTTTAGGTGTGCATCCACACGACGCGAAGGAAGTTCCCGAAGATTTCATAGAACAGCTCGAAAAACTCGCGAAAGATGAAAAGGTGGTCGCTATAGGTGAGACCGGACTCGATTTCTTCAGGAACATCTCTCCAGCCGAAGTCCAAAAAAAGGTCTTCGTTGAACAGATCGAACTCGCAAGAAAGTTGAACCTTCCCCTCGTTGTTCACATCAGAGACGCGTACAGCGAGGCGTACGAGATACTCAGATCAGAACCGCTTCCAGAGAAGCGGGGTGTGATTCACGCTTTTTCTTCGAACTACGAGTGGGCGAAGAAGTTTATAGACCTCGGCTTTATGCTTGGAATAGGAGGCCCTGTGACGTATCCGAAGAGCGAGGCTCTGAGAGAAGTGGTTAAAAGAGTGGGCCTTGAACACATCGTTCTGGAGACGGACTGTCCTTTTCTTCCACCACAGCCGTTCAGGGGAAAAAGGAACGAGCCGAAGTACCTGAAGTACGTCGTGGAAACGATCTCGCAGGTGCTGGATGTGCCTGAAGCGAAAGTGGATGAAGTGACCACAGAGAACGCCAGAAGGATCTTTCTGGAGGTGAAGGAATGA
- the cysE gene encoding serine O-acetyltransferase: MRLLFRKVGEFFRDFVSIFKHISEDLEMYLKLDPAAESKLQVFFFYASFQGLMWYRFAHFFYKWKLKVLAYLIYYFVRVVFSMDIHPAARIAPGVVIDHGIGVVIGSTASVGRGTLIYHGVTLGTRKPCSGKRHPDVGENVMIGTGAKILGPIRVGNNAVVGANAVVLEDVPDGAVVVGVPARIVKWRRDFCDDGKTDREHSYSEARFDRLENILETGKE; this comes from the coding sequence ATGCGGTTGTTGTTCAGAAAGGTTGGTGAGTTCTTCAGGGATTTCGTGAGTATTTTCAAGCACATATCAGAGGATCTTGAGATGTACCTCAAGCTCGATCCCGCCGCAGAGAGTAAGCTTCAGGTGTTTTTCTTCTACGCTTCCTTCCAGGGTCTTATGTGGTACAGATTCGCTCATTTCTTCTACAAGTGGAAATTGAAAGTCCTCGCCTACCTCATTTATTACTTTGTGCGTGTTGTGTTCTCCATGGACATCCATCCAGCGGCAAGAATCGCTCCGGGAGTGGTGATAGACCACGGTATCGGTGTGGTCATCGGAAGCACCGCCTCGGTGGGAAGGGGAACGCTCATCTACCACGGAGTCACTCTCGGGACGAGAAAGCCGTGCTCCGGAAAAAGACACCCTGACGTGGGTGAGAACGTGATGATTGGAACGGGAGCGAAGATCCTCGGCCCGATAAGAGTTGGAAACAACGCCGTTGTGGGTGCGAACGCGGTCGTCCTTGAGGATGTTCCAGACGGAGCCGTTGTCGTAGGTGTTCCTGCAAGAATAGTCAAGTGGAGGAGGGATTTCTGCGATGATGGAAAGACTGATAGGGAGCACTCCTATAGTGAGGCTCGATTCGATAGACTCGAGAATATTCTTGAAACTGGAAAAGAATAA
- the cysK gene encoding cysteine synthase A, with protein MMERLIGSTPIVRLDSIDSRIFLKLEKNNPGGSVKDRPALFMILDAERRDLLRNGIVEPTSGNMGIAIAMIGAKRGHRVILTMPETMSVERRKVLKMLGAELVLTPGELGMKGAVEKAIEISKETGAHMLNQFENPYNVYSHQFTTGPEILKQMDYRIDAFVAGVGTGGTISGVGRVLKGFFGNEVKIVAVEPAKSPVLSGGQPGKHAIQGIGAGFVPKILDRSVIDEVITVEDEEAYEMARYLAKKEGLLVGISSGANVAAALKVAQKLGPDARVVTVAPDHAERYLSIL; from the coding sequence ATGATGGAAAGACTGATAGGGAGCACTCCTATAGTGAGGCTCGATTCGATAGACTCGAGAATATTCTTGAAACTGGAAAAGAATAATCCCGGTGGCAGTGTAAAGGACAGGCCCGCCCTCTTCATGATTCTCGATGCGGAAAGAAGAGACCTTCTCAGGAACGGCATCGTGGAGCCAACGAGCGGCAACATGGGAATCGCCATAGCGATGATTGGAGCAAAGAGAGGACACAGAGTGATCCTCACGATGCCCGAGACCATGAGTGTTGAGAGAAGAAAGGTCCTGAAAATGCTCGGGGCGGAACTCGTTCTCACACCAGGGGAACTGGGAATGAAGGGTGCCGTGGAAAAAGCGATAGAGATATCCAAAGAAACCGGTGCACACATGCTCAACCAGTTCGAAAATCCCTACAACGTCTACTCTCACCAGTTCACCACAGGTCCGGAGATCCTCAAACAGATGGACTATCGGATAGACGCCTTCGTTGCGGGAGTGGGAACGGGAGGTACGATCAGCGGAGTGGGAAGGGTTTTGAAAGGCTTTTTTGGAAACGAAGTGAAGATAGTAGCGGTGGAACCAGCGAAATCTCCCGTTCTCTCTGGAGGCCAGCCGGGAAAACACGCCATCCAGGGCATAGGAGCGGGCTTTGTTCCGAAGATCCTGGACAGATCCGTGATTGACGAAGTGATCACCGTGGAGGACGAAGAGGCCTACGAGATGGCGAGATACCTCGCAAAGAAAGAGGGACTCCTTGTGGGAATCTCCTCCGGTGCCAACGTCGCAGCCGCTCTGAAGGTAGCCCAGAAACTCGGGCCAGACGCGAGGGTCGTGACCGTTGCACCGGACCACGCGGAAAGATACCTGAGTATCCTATGA
- a CDS encoding GIY-YIG nuclease family protein, producing MKGTYILLLKLEESVALRYGKKTSHLEPGYYAYVGSAMGGFFKRIPRYFLGPKKKHWHIDYLLDHAQIAGLIMFSGRNIEEEISNVLSYHFEGIESFGASDLRVKTNLYRVDPDKLFSLLGGFRENRDTRRAQKHRGKQDQSG from the coding sequence ATGAAGGGAACTTACATTCTGCTTTTGAAACTCGAAGAGAGTGTTGCTTTGAGGTATGGAAAGAAAACATCTCATCTGGAACCAGGTTACTACGCCTACGTAGGATCCGCGATGGGGGGATTCTTCAAGAGGATCCCCCGTTATTTTCTCGGTCCTAAAAAGAAACACTGGCACATCGACTACCTGCTGGATCACGCACAGATCGCCGGGTTGATAATGTTCAGCGGAAGAAATATCGAAGAGGAGATCTCGAATGTGTTATCATATCATTTTGAAGGAATAGAGAGCTTCGGTGCGAGTGACCTCAGGGTGAAAACCAACCTCTACCGCGTTGATCCCGACAAACTCTTTTCTCTTCTGGGGGGGTTCCGTGAGAATAGAGATACTCGACGGGCACAGAAACATAGGGGGAAACAAGATCAGAGTGGTTGA
- a CDS encoding ribonuclease J, producing the protein MRIEILDGHRNIGGNKIRVVDSENDGFLLDFGLNFSRWGEFFEEFLNPRTGKILHDLLKLEMVPRLNIYRDDLFDGKFEDPVNHAFLFLSHAHADHTGMVGLIDEKIPLLMTGETFAVMRASVYTSNSNVLTQLGGKKRRRVSDKDLENGIREDLTVSPGNSKSAERLTRRVSFPKEVELNDDSTVVDMNSLWKNELFVEPVYHSVIGAAGLAARVDDLWLAYTGDFRTGPETAEEERYWLDTLGEKRLALSLRTSRFFENLKDKRPLVLIVEGTRVTREENVENTEKDVFENAMRVFRGTKNLILVDFPIRHLERLFTFLKVCMENDRRLVLMPKDYAYLLEMERVEPLWKLTDEERSFVRVYHPGKVTYINLEKDALLRAREEGILLSPEEINLHPEKHTMVAGYWDFPHILDLDERVLNGAVYIHSTSEAYTEEQEIDARRFMNWLRYFNIVPFGIREVNGNIVFTKEFHASGHVSPQGLEKILNELNPDYIVPVHTLNPGWFVERWDERVLLENVIVL; encoded by the coding sequence GTGAGAATAGAGATACTCGACGGGCACAGAAACATAGGGGGAAACAAGATCAGAGTGGTTGATTCTGAGAACGACGGTTTTCTGCTGGATTTTGGATTGAACTTTTCCAGATGGGGAGAGTTCTTCGAGGAGTTTTTGAACCCCAGAACAGGTAAGATCCTTCATGACCTGCTGAAGCTCGAAATGGTTCCCCGGCTCAACATTTACAGGGACGACCTCTTCGATGGAAAGTTCGAAGATCCTGTGAACCACGCCTTTCTTTTTTTGAGCCATGCGCATGCGGATCACACCGGAATGGTGGGCCTCATAGACGAAAAGATCCCCCTCCTCATGACCGGCGAAACCTTCGCTGTGATGAGAGCCAGTGTGTACACGAGCAACTCAAACGTTCTGACTCAGCTCGGTGGAAAGAAAAGAAGAAGGGTCTCAGATAAAGATCTGGAAAACGGAATCCGCGAAGACCTCACGGTGAGCCCGGGAAATTCGAAGAGCGCGGAAAGATTGACAAGACGCGTTTCTTTTCCTAAAGAGGTCGAACTCAACGACGATTCAACTGTTGTCGATATGAACTCCCTGTGGAAGAACGAGCTGTTCGTTGAACCTGTGTACCACTCCGTCATAGGAGCCGCGGGCCTTGCGGCAAGGGTGGACGATCTCTGGCTCGCTTACACCGGAGACTTCAGAACGGGTCCCGAGACAGCAGAAGAAGAGCGCTACTGGCTGGACACTCTCGGTGAAAAGAGACTCGCGCTTTCTCTCAGGACCTCGAGATTTTTTGAGAATCTGAAAGACAAGCGCCCGCTCGTTCTCATCGTTGAGGGAACCAGAGTCACGAGGGAAGAGAACGTGGAGAACACGGAAAAGGACGTCTTCGAAAACGCGATGAGAGTTTTCAGGGGGACGAAGAATCTGATACTCGTAGATTTTCCCATCAGACACCTGGAGAGGCTCTTCACCTTCCTTAAGGTCTGCATGGAAAACGACAGAAGACTCGTTCTCATGCCAAAAGACTACGCCTATCTTCTCGAGATGGAACGAGTGGAACCACTCTGGAAGCTGACGGATGAGGAAAGGTCCTTCGTTCGTGTGTACCACCCCGGGAAGGTCACCTACATAAACCTCGAAAAAGACGCACTGCTTCGAGCCAGAGAGGAAGGGATCCTTCTCTCACCAGAGGAGATAAACCTGCATCCAGAAAAACACACCATGGTTGCGGGATACTGGGACTTCCCGCACATCCTCGATCTCGACGAAAGAGTTCTGAACGGCGCCGTCTATATCCACTCAACGAGCGAAGCCTACACGGAAGAGCAGGAGATCGACGCAAGGCGCTTCATGAACTGGCTCAGGTACTTCAACATAGTTCCTTTCGGTATAAGAGAAGTGAACGGAAACATCGTCTTCACAAAAGAGTTCCACGCCTCGGGCCACGTTTCTCCTCAGGGTCTGGAAAAGATTTTGAACGAACTGAACCCGGATTACATAGTGCCCGTTCACACCCTGAATCCGGGCTGGTTCGTCGAGCGCTGGGATGAAAGGGTCTTACTTGAGAATGTGATTGTGTTATAA
- a CDS encoding acyl carrier protein: MASREEIFSKVKSIISEKLGVDESQVTEEAKLIDDLGADSLDLVDLVMDFESEFGVKVDDADLEKISTVGDIVSYIEKKLG; encoded by the coding sequence GTGGCGAGCAGAGAGGAGATCTTTTCAAAGGTGAAGAGCATAATCTCTGAAAAACTCGGAGTGGATGAGTCACAGGTCACAGAGGAGGCAAAACTCATAGACGATCTCGGTGCGGATTCCCTCGACCTCGTTGATCTCGTGATGGATTTCGAAAGCGAGTTCGGTGTAAAGGTGGATGACGCCGATCTTGAAAAGATCTCAACGGTCGGCGACATCGTCAGCTACATTGAAAAGAAATTGGGGTGA
- a CDS encoding SAM hydrolase/SAM-dependent halogenase family protein, which translates to MIGFLTDWGLKSHYVGVAKAVIKRINPSAEIIDITHEVEPFNVRKASHVLYRASLDFPPSTVFLVVVDYGVGTSRKAIVMKTKNDQYFVAPDNGVLTVVAEEYGVAEIREIENRELFYKKNPSFTFHGRDIFAPVAAHLDMGLPLERVGDRLLSYEVLKMRKPVVENEKVIGEVAIVDTFGNVSTNIPFDLFLKLSVDFDDVVRVRVGRKEFKAAVAKAFGDVDTGELLVHPDSAGFLEIAVNLGDASQVLSVKEGDEIEICR; encoded by the coding sequence ATGATCGGATTTCTCACAGACTGGGGCTTGAAGAGTCACTACGTGGGAGTCGCGAAGGCGGTGATCAAGAGGATAAACCCCTCCGCGGAGATCATCGACATCACGCACGAAGTAGAACCTTTCAACGTGAGAAAGGCGAGTCACGTTCTCTACAGAGCCTCCCTCGATTTTCCTCCTTCCACCGTCTTTCTTGTGGTTGTCGACTACGGCGTTGGAACTTCAAGAAAGGCGATCGTGATGAAGACCAAGAACGACCAGTACTTCGTGGCACCCGACAACGGAGTTCTCACGGTTGTAGCTGAAGAATACGGAGTTGCCGAGATCAGAGAGATAGAGAACAGAGAGCTCTTCTACAAGAAGAATCCTTCCTTCACTTTCCACGGAAGGGACATCTTCGCACCGGTTGCCGCCCACCTCGACATGGGACTTCCGCTGGAGAGAGTGGGAGACAGACTGCTCTCGTACGAGGTTCTCAAGATGAGAAAGCCTGTTGTCGAGAACGAGAAAGTCATCGGAGAAGTGGCGATAGTTGACACCTTCGGAAACGTGTCGACGAACATTCCCTTCGATCTCTTTTTGAAGCTCAGTGTGGATTTCGACGACGTGGTGAGAGTGAGAGTGGGAAGAAAAGAGTTCAAAGCGGCTGTCGCGAAGGCCTTCGGAGATGTGGACACGGGAGAACTGCTCGTTCATCCAGACAGCGCAGGTTTCCTCGAAATCGCCGTGAATCTGGGAGACGCGAGTCAGGTGCTTTCGGTTAAAGAAGGAGACGAGATCGAGATATGCAGATGA
- the rd gene encoding rubredoxin, translating into MKKYRCKLCGYIYDPEQGDPDSGIEPGTPFEDLPDDWVCPLCGASKEDFEPVE; encoded by the coding sequence GTGAAGAAGTACAGGTGCAAACTCTGTGGTTACATCTACGATCCTGAACAAGGAGATCCCGACAGCGGAATCGAACCGGGGACACCCTTCGAGGATCTTCCAGACGACTGGGTCTGTCCGCTCTGTGGAGCTTCGAAGGAGGATTTTGAACCGGTTGAGTGA